The following are encoded in a window of Microcaecilia unicolor chromosome 14, aMicUni1.1, whole genome shotgun sequence genomic DNA:
- the LOC115457837 gene encoding olfactory receptor 10A7-like: MALENQTVARGFILVGFSDLSPQIQRFFFVLFLLFYILTVMGNLLVLTILTVDPALHTPMYFFLRNLSFVEICFTTVTIPKALVNLLADDRSISFLGCALQMYFFFIFGSEECLLLGIMAYDRYVAICNPLRYATIMSNKRCVFMIVGSWIMSVLLQSGQITFVISLSFCNSNVVHHFFCDGPPLLGLSCTDTYFNNIIRFSADVFFLIIPFLIIFSSYIYIISTVLKMTSREGRRKAFSTCSSHLVVVTLFYGTLMVAYLQPNTDSVNARFFAVFYCLINPMLNPLIYSLRSKEVKGTLRRRIWRK; encoded by the coding sequence ATGGCATTGGAAAATCAGACTGTTGCGAGAGGATTTATACTTGTGGGATTCTCGGACCTGTCCCCACAGATTCAGCGATTCTTTTTCGTGCTGTTTCTTCTCTTCTACATCCTCACTGTGATGGGAAACCTGCTCGTCTTGACCATCCTTACAGTGGACCCAGCCCTCCACACTCCCATGTATTTTTTCCTCAGGAATTTATCCTTCGTGGAGATCTGTTTTACAACAGTCACAATCCCAAAAGCGCTGGTGAATCTCTTGGCTGACGACAGAAGTATCTCATTCTTGGGTTGTGCCCTGCAAATGTATTTCTTCTTTATTTTCGGCAGTGAGGAATGTTTGCTTCTTGGTATCATGGCCTACGATCGCTATGTTGCTATTTGTAACCCCCTGCGTTACGCCACTATTATGAGCAATAAAAGGTGTGTTTTTATGATCGTGGGCTCCTGGATTATGTCAGTTCTTCTGCAATCTGGACAGATCACATTCGTAATAAGTTTATCTTTCTGCAACTCTAACGTAGTTCATCACTTTTTCTGTGATGGTCCACCTCTACTAGGGTTGTCTTGCACTGACACTTATTTCAATAACATAATCAGATTTTCAGCAGATGTATTTTTCCTAATCATCCCATTTCTGATTATTTTCTCTTCTTACATTTACATTATCTCCACCGTGCTGAAGATGACTTCCAGAGAAGGAAGACGCAAGGCGTTCTCAACCTGCTCCTCTCACCTTGTGGTGGTTACATTATTCTATGGAACTCTCATGGTTGCGTATTTACAACCAAATACTGACTCTGTAAATGCGAGATTTTTTGCAGTGTTTTATTGCTTAATTAACCCAATGTTAAACCCATTGATCTACAGCCTGAGAAGCAAAGAGGTGAAGGGCACTCTGAGGAGAAGAATTTGGAGAAAATGA
- the LOC115457193 gene encoding olfactory receptor 10A7-like yields the protein MALENQTVARGFILVGFSDMSPQIQRFFFVLFLLFYILTVMGNLLVLTILTVDPALHTPMYFFLRNLSFVEICFTTVTIPKALVNLLADDRSISFLGCALQVYFFFIFGSEECLLLGIMAYDRYVAICNPLRYTTIMSNKRCVFMIVGSWIMSVLLQSGQIIYVISLSFCNSNVIHHFFCDGPSLLGLSCTDTYFNNIIRFSADVFFLIIPFLIIFSSYIYIISTVLKMTSREGRSKAFSTCSSHLVVVTLFYGTLMVAYLQPNTGSVNARFFAVFYCLINPMLNPLIYSLRSKEVKGALRRRIWRK from the exons TGGGATTCTCGGACATGTCCCCACAGATTCAGCGGTTCTTTTTCGTGCTGTTTCTTCTCTTCTACATCCTCACTGTGATGGGAAACCTGCTTGTCTTGACCATCCTTACAGTGGACCCAGCCCTCCACACTCCCATGTATTTTTTCCTCAGGAATTTATCCTTCGTGGAGATCTGTTTTACAACAGTCACAATCCCAAAAGCGCTGGTGAATCTCTTGGCTGACGACAGAAGCATCTCATTCTTGGGTTGTGCCCTGCAAGTGTATTTCTTCTTTATTTTCGGCAGTGAGGAATGTTTGCTTCTTGGTATCATGGCCTACGATCGCTATGTTGCTATTTGTAACCCCCTGCGTTACACCACTATTATGAGCAATAAAAGGTGTGTTTTTATGATCGTGGGCTCCTGGATTATGTCGGTTCTTTTGCAATCTGGACAGATCAtata tgtaataagTTTATCTTTCTGCAACTCTAATGTAATTCATCACTTTTTCTGTGATGGCCCATCTCTACTAGGGTTGTCTTGCACTGACACATATTTCAATAACATAATCAGATTTTCAGCAGATGTATTTTTCCTAATCATCCCATTTCTGATTATTTTCTCTTCTTACATTTACATTATCTCCACCGTGCTGAAGATGACTTCCAGAGAAGGAAGAAGCAAGGCGTTCTCAACCTGCTCCTCTCACCTTGTGGTGGTTACATTATTCTATGGAACTCTCATGGTTGCGTATTTACAACCAAATACTGGCTCTGTAAACGCGAGATTTTTTGCAGTGTTTTATTGCTTAATTAACCCAATGCTAAACCCATTGATCTACAGCCTGAGAAGCAAAGAGGTGAAGGGCGCTCTGAGGAGAAGAATTTGGAGAAAATGA